In Homo sapiens chromosome 11, GRCh38.p14 Primary Assembly, one DNA window encodes the following:
- the CYB5R2 gene encoding NADH-cytochrome b5 reductase 2 isoform X1 has translation MNSRRREPITLQDPEAKYPLPLIEKEKISHNTRRFRFGLPSPDHVLGLPVGNYVQLLAKIDNELVVRAYTPVSSDDDRGFVDLIIKIYFKNVHPQYPEGGKMTQYLENMKIGETIFFRGPRGRLFYHGPGNLGIRPDQTSEPKKTLADHLGMIAGGTGITPMLQLIRHITKDPSDRTRMSLIFANQTEEDILVRKELEEIARTHPDQFNLWYTLDRPPIGWKYSSGFVTADMIKEHLPPPAKSTLILVCGPPPLIQTAAHPNLEKLGYTQDMIFTY, from the exons ATGAACTCCAGGAGGAGAGAGCCAATCACCTTACAGGACCCTGAAGCCAAGTACCCGCTGCCCTTGATTGAGAAAGAG AAAATCAGCCACAACACCCGGAGGTTCCGCTTTGGACTGCCTTCGCCGGACCATGTCTTAGGGCTTCCTGTAG GTAACTATGTCCAGCTCTTGGCAAAAATCGATAATGAATTGGTGGTCAGGGCTTACACCCCTGTCTCCAGTGATGATGACAGAGGCTTTGTGGACCTAATTATAAAG ATCTACTTCAAAAATGTACACCCCCAATATCCTGAAGGTGGGAAGATGACTCAGTATTTGGAGAACATGAAAATCGGGGAGACCATCTTTTTTCGAGGGCCAAGGGGACGCTTGTTTTACCATGGGCCAG GGAATCTTGGAATCAGACCAGACCAGACGAGTGAGCCTAAAAAAACACTGGCCGATCACCTGGGAATGATTGCTGGGGGCACAG GCATCACACCCATGTTGCAGCTCATTCGCCACATCACCAAGGACCCCAGTGACAGGACCAGGATGTCCCTCATCTTTGCCAACCAG ACAGAGGAGGATATCTTGGTCAGAAAAGAGCTTGAAGAAATTGCCAGGACTCACCCAGACCAGTTCAACCTGTGGTACACCCTGGACAGGCCTCCCATTG GCTGGAAGTACAGCTCAGGCTTCGTTACTGCCGACATGATCAAGGAGCACCTTCCTCCTCCAGCGAAGTCCACGCTCATCCTGGTGTGTGGCCCGCCACCACTAATCCAGACGGCGGCTCACCCTAACCTGGAGAAGCTGGGTTATACCCAGGACATGATTTTCACCTACTAA
- the CYB5R2 gene encoding NADH-cytochrome b5 reductase 2 isoform X3, with amino-acid sequence MNSRRREPITLQDPEAKYPLPLIEKEKISHNTRRFRFGLPSPDHVLGLPVGNYVQLLAKIDNELVVRAYTPVSSDDDRGFVDLIIKIYFKNVHPQYPEGGKMTQYLENMKIGETIFFRGPRGRLFYHGPGNLGIRPDQTSEPKKTLADHLGMIAGGTGITPMLQLIRHITKDPSDRTRMSLIFANQAGSTAQASLLPT; translated from the exons ATGAACTCCAGGAGGAGAGAGCCAATCACCTTACAGGACCCTGAAGCCAAGTACCCGCTGCCCTTGATTGAGAAAGAG AAAATCAGCCACAACACCCGGAGGTTCCGCTTTGGACTGCCTTCGCCGGACCATGTCTTAGGGCTTCCTGTAG GTAACTATGTCCAGCTCTTGGCAAAAATCGATAATGAATTGGTGGTCAGGGCTTACACCCCTGTCTCCAGTGATGATGACAGAGGCTTTGTGGACCTAATTATAAAG ATCTACTTCAAAAATGTACACCCCCAATATCCTGAAGGTGGGAAGATGACTCAGTATTTGGAGAACATGAAAATCGGGGAGACCATCTTTTTTCGAGGGCCAAGGGGACGCTTGTTTTACCATGGGCCAG GGAATCTTGGAATCAGACCAGACCAGACGAGTGAGCCTAAAAAAACACTGGCCGATCACCTGGGAATGATTGCTGGGGGCACAG GCATCACACCCATGTTGCAGCTCATTCGCCACATCACCAAGGACCCCAGTGACAGGACCAGGATGTCCCTCATCTTTGCCAACCAG GCTGGAAGTACAGCTCAGGCTTCGTTACTGCCGACATGA
- the CYB5R2 gene encoding NADH-cytochrome b5 reductase 2 isoform 2 (isoform 2 is encoded by transcript variant 3) — protein sequence MNSRRREPITLQDPEAKYPLPLIEKEKISHNTRRFRFGLPSPDHVLGLPVGNYVQLLAKIDNELVVRAYTPVSSDDDRGFVDLIIKIYFKNVHPQYPEGGKMTQYLENMKIGETIFFRGPRGRLFYHGPGNLGIRPDQTSEPKKTLADHLGMIAGGTGITPMLQLIRHITKDPSDRTRMSLIFANQRRISWSEKSLKKLPGLTQTSSTCGTPWTGLPLAGSTAQASLLPT from the exons ATGAACTCCAGGAGGAGAGAGCCAATCACCTTACAGGACCCTGAAGCCAAGTACCCGCTGCCCTTGATTGAGAAAGAG AAAATCAGCCACAACACCCGGAGGTTCCGCTTTGGACTGCCTTCGCCGGACCATGTCTTAGGGCTTCCTGTAG GTAACTATGTCCAGCTCTTGGCAAAAATCGATAATGAATTGGTGGTCAGGGCTTACACCCCTGTCTCCAGTGATGATGACAGAGGCTTTGTGGACCTAATTATAAAG ATCTACTTCAAAAATGTACACCCCCAATATCCTGAAGGTGGGAAGATGACTCAGTATTTGGAGAACATGAAAATCGGGGAGACCATCTTTTTTCGAGGGCCAAGGGGACGCTTGTTTTACCATGGGCCAG GGAATCTTGGAATCAGACCAGACCAGACGAGTGAGCCTAAAAAAACACTGGCCGATCACCTGGGAATGATTGCTGGGGGCACAG GCATCACACCCATGTTGCAGCTCATTCGCCACATCACCAAGGACCCCAGTGACAGGACCAGGATGTCCCTCATCTTTGCCAACCAG AGGAGGATATCTTGGTCAGAAAAGAGCTTGAAGAAATTGCCAGGACTCACCCAGACCAGTTCAACCTGTGGTACACCCTGGACAGGCCTCCCATTG GCTGGAAGTACAGCTCAGGCTTCGTTACTGCCGACATGA
- the CYB5R2 gene encoding NADH-cytochrome b5 reductase 2 isoform X2 — translation MNSRRREPITLQDPEAKYPLPLIEKEKISHNTRRFRFGLPSPDHVLGLPVGNYVQLLAKIDNELVVRAYTPVSSDDDRGFVDLIIKIYFKNVHPQYPEGGKMTQYLENMKIGETIFFRGPRGRLFYHGPGNLGIRPDQTSEPKKTLADHLGMIAGGTGITPMLQLIRHITKDPSDRTRMSLIFANQTEEDILVRKELEEIARTHPDQFNLWYTLDRPPIGTTSIALTHHGSAPTLDHFEDWSLVGRGRYPTEQFCAVPLTPGHTLPDNSSWLY, via the exons ATGAACTCCAGGAGGAGAGAGCCAATCACCTTACAGGACCCTGAAGCCAAGTACCCGCTGCCCTTGATTGAGAAAGAG AAAATCAGCCACAACACCCGGAGGTTCCGCTTTGGACTGCCTTCGCCGGACCATGTCTTAGGGCTTCCTGTAG GTAACTATGTCCAGCTCTTGGCAAAAATCGATAATGAATTGGTGGTCAGGGCTTACACCCCTGTCTCCAGTGATGATGACAGAGGCTTTGTGGACCTAATTATAAAG ATCTACTTCAAAAATGTACACCCCCAATATCCTGAAGGTGGGAAGATGACTCAGTATTTGGAGAACATGAAAATCGGGGAGACCATCTTTTTTCGAGGGCCAAGGGGACGCTTGTTTTACCATGGGCCAG GGAATCTTGGAATCAGACCAGACCAGACGAGTGAGCCTAAAAAAACACTGGCCGATCACCTGGGAATGATTGCTGGGGGCACAG GCATCACACCCATGTTGCAGCTCATTCGCCACATCACCAAGGACCCCAGTGACAGGACCAGGATGTCCCTCATCTTTGCCAACCAG ACAGAGGAGGATATCTTGGTCAGAAAAGAGCTTGAAGAAATTGCCAGGACTCACCCAGACCAGTTCAACCTGTGGTACACCCTGGACAGGCCTCCCATTGGTACGACATCCATTGCCCTCACTCACCATGGGTCAGCACCAACCCTTGACCACTTTGAGGActg GTCCCTGGTCGGCAGAGGGCGCTACCCTACTGAGCAATTCTGCGCAGTTCCACTAACACCAGGCCACACCCTGCCGGACAACTCCAGCTGGCTGTACTGA